The genomic interval TATCGTAATTGATCTCGGGGAAAATCAGCTGATCCCTGAGGCCAAGATTGTAATTGCCGCGTCCGTCGAAGGACGTTCTCGAAACGCCCTGAAAGTCCTTGATGCGGGCAAGAGTAAGATTCAGCAGTCGATCGAGAAATTCCCACATGCGCACGCCGCGAAGCGTCACGCTGCAGCCCACGGGAGAACCCTCACGAAGTTTGAAGTTCGCAATGGACTTCTTCGACTTCTTGATCATCGGACGCTGCCCGCTGATCGTGGCAAGCTCAGCGGCGGCCGCATCGATAAACTTGCTGTCGCTCTTGGCATCGCCGACGCCGATGTTAATGACAACCTTGACGATCTTGGGCATCATCATGGGGTTTTTATAGGCGAACCGCGCCCGAAGCGCAGGCACAACCTCGCTCTTGTATTTTTCCAGCACACGTACGGTCATAGTTTGCCTCCTCCACTACTTGAGCTGGTCGACGACTTCACCGGAAACTTTGGCCACGCGTACCTTGCGGCCGTCTTCCAAGAAAGCATGACCAACGCGGGTGGGCTTTCCGGTGTTGGGGCAAATCAGCATGACCTTGGAGGCGTAAATGGGCGTCTCCTTCTTGACGATGCCGCCCTGCGGATTGGCCTGAGTGGGCTTGCTGTGACGCGAAGCGACGCTTACGCCTTCGACAATAACCTTGTTTTCCGCGGGGAAGGAGACAAGAATCTTGCCTTCTTTGCCCTTGTCCTTACCGGAGATGACTCTGACGCGGTCACCCTTCTTCAAACGCATTTTGCTCATCACGCAGGCCTCCTATACAACTTCGGGCGCCAGCGAGATGATGCGCATGTACTTCTTCGCGCGAAGCTCACGGGCGACTGGGCCAAAAATACGGGTTCCTCTAGGATCGCCGTTACCGTCGATCAGAACGGCTGCGTTGTCGTCAAAGCGCACGTAGGAACCGTCAGCGCGGCGGCGCTCCTTTTTAGTACGAACGATCACAGCCTTGACGACGCTGCCCTTGGCAACATTGCTGTTGGGAATGGCTTCCTTTACGGCGCAGACAATGATATCGCCCAGCGAGCCGAAACGGCGACGGCTGCCACCGAGCACTTGGATGCATTTGACGCGTTTCGCACCAGTGTTGTCAGCGACGTTAAGCACTGTATTTAACTGAATCATCGGTTAAACATCCTCCTCGACAGATCCGCCCAGGATGGGGGCTCTCTCAATGATCTTGACGAGGGTCCAGCGCTTGTTCTTGCTCATAGGACGAGTTTCGGCAAACTGGACTCTGTCGCCCATGCGGCAGGCGTTCTCGGCGTCGTGCACGAGGAACTTCTTGGACTTGATGATACGCTTGCCGTAAACGGGGTGCATGGCATGCCGGGTCACACGGACAGAGATCGTCTTCTCCATCTTGTCGCTGACAACGATTCCGATTTTCATCTTGCGATGAGGGGTTTTCGCTTCCATTGAGCCTTACC from Pyramidobacter piscolens W5455 carries:
- the rpsQ gene encoding 30S ribosomal protein S17, encoding MEAKTPHRKMKIGIVVSDKMEKTISVRVTRHAMHPVYGKRIIKSKKFLVHDAENACRMGDRVQFAETRPMSKNKRWTLVKIIERAPILGGSVEEDV
- the rplE gene encoding 50S ribosomal protein L5, which produces MTVRVLEKYKSEVVPALRARFAYKNPMMMPKIVKVVINIGVGDAKSDSKFIDAAAAELATISGQRPMIKKSKKSIANFKLREGSPVGCSVTLRGVRMWEFLDRLLNLTLARIKDFQGVSRTSFDGRGNYNLGLRDQLIFPEINYDKVVKLRGMNVTIVTTANTDEEAFVMLEKLGMPFAHAE
- the rplN gene encoding 50S ribosomal protein L14, whose product is MIQLNTVLNVADNTGAKRVKCIQVLGGSRRRFGSLGDIIVCAVKEAIPNSNVAKGSVVKAVIVRTKKERRRADGSYVRFDDNAAVLIDGNGDPRGTRIFGPVARELRAKKYMRIISLAPEVV